Proteins found in one Coleofasciculaceae cyanobacterium genomic segment:
- a CDS encoding R3H domain-containing nucleic acid-binding protein: MQSDIASHRMQVTDNLDKLLTIFPESIRSKLDEHLQPDSDNLIELVLDLGRLPEARFSDRVTYIRQEPVTKEEIQHCIERVGMFSSDNRAGIERTLHRISAIRNRTGDIIGLTCRIGRAIFGTIVMIRDLVETGQSILLLGRPGVGKTTALREIARVLADDLGKRVVIIDTSNEIAGDGDVPHPAIGRARRMQVARPELQHQVMIEAVENHTPEVIVIDEIGTELEALAARTIAERGVQLVGTAHGNTVENLIKNPTLSDLVGGIQSVTLGDDEARRRRTQKTVLERKAPPTFAIAVEMLERQRWVVHDDVSATIDTLLRGIEPPAQVRTVDDSGEVSIIHEESSSPFKPLPARNTNGVMPLYSQGLKASGKMAPVSLSGGKSKRDSSDFGTMLERSWQTKEPNSQKLRTPGPNGEDWPVYIYAYGIGRSQIDQVIEVLDLPIVLTKDLDEADAVIALRSQIKHHSKLRNIAKDRHVPIYTVKSNTIPQVTRIFRQILNLDDPNIPEPTDLRLFTKAGNDDEIEALEEARLAVEQIVIPQGQPVELLPRSAKVRKMQHELIEHYRLQSDSFGDEPNRRLRIYPA; this comes from the coding sequence ATGCAGTCAGATATAGCTTCTCATCGGATGCAAGTGACCGATAATTTAGATAAGTTACTTACTATTTTTCCTGAATCAATTCGCTCCAAGTTAGACGAACATCTTCAGCCAGACAGTGATAACTTAATTGAACTAGTTTTAGATTTGGGTAGACTACCAGAAGCTCGTTTTAGCGATCGCGTTACTTATATTCGCCAAGAACCCGTAACCAAAGAAGAAATACAGCACTGTATTGAACGAGTAGGAATGTTTAGCAGCGACAACCGCGCTGGGATAGAACGGACGCTACATCGAATTAGTGCTATTCGGAATCGTACTGGAGATATTATCGGCCTGACCTGTCGTATTGGTCGAGCTATTTTCGGTACAATCGTAATGATTCGTGACCTAGTAGAAACAGGGCAATCAATTCTGCTTCTGGGTCGTCCCGGGGTGGGTAAAACTACGGCTTTGAGAGAAATTGCCCGAGTTTTAGCCGATGATTTAGGAAAACGAGTTGTGATTATTGATACTTCCAATGAAATTGCCGGAGATGGGGACGTTCCTCATCCTGCCATTGGTCGCGCCCGTCGAATGCAGGTAGCCCGTCCTGAACTACAGCATCAGGTAATGATTGAGGCGGTAGAAAACCATACGCCTGAAGTAATTGTCATCGATGAAATCGGTACAGAGCTCGAAGCATTAGCAGCCAGAACTATTGCTGAGCGTGGAGTGCAGTTAGTAGGTACGGCTCATGGTAATACTGTGGAAAACTTAATCAAAAACCCGACCTTGTCCGATTTAGTCGGCGGGATTCAAAGCGTTACTTTAGGAGACGACGAAGCTCGACGCAGAAGGACACAGAAGACCGTCTTAGAAAGAAAAGCACCTCCAACCTTTGCGATCGCTGTAGAGATGCTAGAACGGCAACGCTGGGTCGTACACGACGATGTATCAGCTACGATTGATACTCTATTGCGAGGTATTGAGCCACCCGCCCAAGTGCGAACCGTAGACGATAGCGGTGAAGTTTCAATTATTCATGAAGAATCTTCCTCGCCTTTTAAGCCGTTACCTGCGAGAAATACCAACGGGGTTATGCCTTTATATTCTCAAGGTTTAAAAGCCTCGGGAAAAATGGCCCCTGTGTCACTAAGCGGAGGTAAATCAAAACGAGATAGTTCTGACTTTGGCACGATGTTAGAACGTTCTTGGCAGACGAAAGAACCCAACAGTCAAAAACTACGTACTCCTGGTCCTAATGGAGAAGATTGGCCGGTTTATATCTATGCCTATGGTATTGGTCGCTCTCAAATCGATCAGGTGATTGAGGTATTAGATCTGCCGATCGTGTTGACCAAAGATCTAGATGAGGCAGATGCGGTGATAGCATTGCGATCGCAAATCAAGCATCATTCTAAATTACGTAACATTGCCAAAGATCGCCATGTTCCCATTTACACGGTCAAATCTAATACAATTCCCCAGGTTACTCGCATCTTTCGCCAAATTCTTAATCTAGACGATCCTAATATTCCTGAACCAACGGATCTACGTTTGTTTACCAAAGCTGGTAACGATGACGAGATCGAGGCTTTGGAAGAAGCAAGATTAGCCGTAGAGCAAATCGTAATTCCTCAAGGCCAACCTGTAGAGTTACTACCGCGATCGGCAAAAGTAAGAAAAATGCAGCATGAATTGATCGAACATTACCGTTTACAGTCTGATAGCTTTGGAGACGAACCAAACCGTCGTCTCCGAATTTATCCAGCCTAA
- a CDS encoding GuaB3 family IMP dehydrogenase-related protein — MEISIGRGKQARRAYGFDEIALSPGVRTLDPSLANTTWQIGGIDREIPILASAMDGVVDVKMAVLLSQLGSIGVLNLEGIQTRYEDPEPILSKIESVGNDDFVGLMQQLYAESIKPELITKRIQEIKSQDAIAAVSLTPAGASKYGKIVAEAGADLLFIQATVVSSDHLSPEAIAPLDLAAFCQEMPMPVVLGNCVTYEVALKLMKAGAAAVLVGIGPGAACTSRGVLGVGVPQATATADCSAARDDYYAETGKYVPVISDGGIVTGGDICKCLACGADAVMIGSPIARAAEAPGGDFHWGMATPSPVLPRGTRIKVGTTGTIKEILVGPAKLDDGTHNLLGAIKTSMGTLGAKDLKEMQQVDVVIAPSLLTEGKVYQKAQQLGMGK, encoded by the coding sequence GTGGAAATATCAATTGGTCGCGGAAAACAGGCTCGTAGAGCCTATGGATTTGACGAAATAGCACTTTCTCCTGGAGTGCGTACTTTAGACCCTAGTCTGGCAAATACTACCTGGCAAATTGGCGGAATCGACCGCGAAATACCGATCCTAGCTAGTGCAATGGATGGCGTGGTTGATGTCAAAATGGCAGTTTTACTATCACAGTTGGGTTCGATTGGCGTATTGAACCTAGAAGGGATACAAACTCGATATGAAGACCCCGAACCAATTTTAAGTAAAATTGAGTCGGTGGGAAATGATGATTTTGTTGGATTGATGCAGCAACTTTATGCAGAGTCAATAAAACCAGAACTAATAACGAAAAGAATTCAAGAAATCAAAAGCCAAGATGCGATCGCCGCAGTCAGCTTAACTCCTGCAGGAGCAAGTAAGTACGGCAAAATAGTCGCAGAAGCAGGAGCAGATCTTCTCTTTATTCAAGCTACGGTAGTGTCTAGCGATCATTTATCTCCGGAGGCGATCGCGCCTCTAGATTTAGCTGCTTTTTGCCAGGAAATGCCAATGCCTGTAGTATTAGGCAACTGCGTAACCTACGAAGTCGCTCTCAAGCTAATGAAAGCTGGTGCTGCGGCAGTATTAGTGGGAATTGGGCCTGGTGCTGCCTGTACTTCTCGTGGAGTTTTGGGGGTAGGTGTTCCTCAGGCGACTGCTACTGCTGACTGTAGTGCTGCGCGAGATGATTATTATGCTGAAACGGGTAAATATGTGCCGGTGATTTCTGATGGCGGTATTGTTACTGGAGGAGATATTTGTAAATGTTTAGCCTGTGGTGCTGATGCCGTGATGATTGGCTCACCGATCGCCCGTGCTGCTGAAGCCCCTGGAGGAGATTTTCACTGGGGAATGGCAACTCCTAGCCCTGTATTGCCCCGTGGGACTCGGATTAAGGTAGGAACGACAGGAACTATCAAAGAGATCTTAGTCGGCCCTGCCAAACTCGACGACGGGACACATAACCTGCTTGGTGCAATCAAAACCAGCATGGGAACTTTGGGAGCAAAAGACCTCAAGGAAATGCAGCAGGTAGATGTAGTCATTGCCCCTTCGCTGTTAACAGAGGGGAAAGTTTACCAAAAAGCCCAACAGCTAGGGATGGGCAAGTAA
- the murJ gene encoding murein biosynthesis integral membrane protein MurJ has protein sequence MTVNKKSSPSVGSIAKLVAIATLVSKLFGFARELVVSAAFGLGPVKNAYAYAYTIPGFLFVLIGGINGPFHSALVSILAKKDKSEAPVIVETVSTLTSILLLLATILIMIFASNLIGILGPELAPEVKRIAIIQLRIMAPMTLLAGLIGIGFGTLNAADSYLLPSISPLFSSVVITTGIAVVLGKFGEQLNTPPYFQLGAIVLAGATLGGAILQWLAQLIVQWRAGMGTLKLRFNWNTPGVREIFSVMIPATLSSGMLYVNLNVDQFFVSGIAGAAAAIQNATFIFITPLGIISNAILVPFYPVFSRLTAPENWPELKLRIRQGIFLSALTMLPFTAIFMSLALPIVRLAFERGQFSFENSQFVASLLVVYGFGMFFYMSRDVLLRVFYALGDGTTPFKISIINILINAILDYLLIETFGAPGLIMATVGVNIISVILFVWILNRRLNGLPLVQWSQDLTGLFVATAVAGLASYGVSQGLEKTIGNDNLLLILIKLSISSAVAIAIFGLIATQLRLPELNMLTSRIKQKFGK, from the coding sequence GTGACTGTAAATAAAAAATCATCTCCTTCTGTCGGCAGTATCGCTAAATTAGTGGCGATCGCCACTTTAGTCAGTAAACTGTTTGGATTTGCTCGTGAATTAGTAGTTTCGGCAGCTTTTGGGCTTGGTCCAGTAAAAAACGCCTACGCCTATGCTTATACTATACCTGGCTTTTTGTTTGTTTTAATAGGTGGCATCAACGGTCCTTTTCATAGTGCTTTAGTTAGTATATTAGCCAAAAAAGATAAGTCGGAAGCACCAGTAATTGTCGAAACGGTTTCTACTTTGACCAGTATTTTGCTGCTATTGGCCACAATACTGATTATGATTTTTGCCAGCAATTTAATCGGCATATTAGGACCAGAATTAGCTCCAGAAGTCAAAAGAATTGCCATTATACAGCTACGAATTATGGCTCCTATGACGCTACTGGCAGGATTAATTGGCATTGGGTTTGGTACTCTCAATGCAGCAGATAGTTATTTACTACCTAGTATCAGTCCTTTATTTTCTAGTGTAGTAATTACTACAGGGATAGCAGTAGTTTTAGGCAAATTTGGCGAGCAGTTAAATACCCCTCCATATTTTCAGCTCGGTGCAATTGTTTTGGCAGGGGCAACCTTAGGGGGAGCAATCCTCCAGTGGCTGGCTCAATTGATTGTGCAGTGGCGAGCAGGGATGGGAACACTCAAGCTAAGGTTCAACTGGAATACCCCAGGAGTTAGGGAAATATTTAGCGTCATGATTCCTGCCACACTTTCATCGGGGATGCTATATGTAAATTTAAACGTTGACCAGTTTTTTGTTTCAGGTATAGCTGGTGCTGCTGCTGCCATTCAAAATGCCACCTTTATTTTTATTACTCCTTTGGGGATTATTTCCAATGCTATTTTAGTTCCCTTTTATCCAGTATTTTCTCGATTAACTGCACCTGAAAATTGGCCAGAATTAAAACTAAGAATACGTCAAGGAATATTTCTCAGTGCGCTGACTATGTTGCCCTTTACGGCAATTTTTATGTCCCTGGCTTTACCTATTGTTCGACTGGCTTTCGAGCGTGGTCAATTCAGCTTTGAAAATTCTCAATTTGTGGCTTCTTTGCTAGTAGTTTATGGCTTCGGAATGTTTTTTTATATGAGCAGAGATGTTTTATTGAGAGTATTTTATGCCTTGGGCGACGGCACAACACCTTTTAAAATCAGCATCATCAATATTTTGATCAATGCCATCCTGGATTACTTGTTGATTGAAACTTTTGGTGCGCCAGGGTTGATTATGGCAACTGTGGGAGTAAATATTATTTCCGTAATCCTCTTTGTCTGGATCTTGAACCGACGCTTAAATGGTTTGCCTTTAGTGCAATGGAGTCAAGATCTTACGGGTTTATTTGTAGCTACTGCTGTCGCTGGGTTAGCTAGTTATGGTGTAAGTCAAGGCTTAGAAAAAACAATCGGCAATGACAATTTGTTACTGATACTGATTAAATTAAGTATTTCTAGTGCAGTAGCGATCGCCATTTTTGGTTTGATTGCCACACAGCTAAGATTGCCTGAATTAAATATGTTGACCAGTAGAATTAAACAAAAGTTTGGTAAATAA
- a CDS encoding tetratricopeptide repeat protein, translated as MSKLERPYLKLIDILLSNPQEQEVNILNAHPELVNQEFISCLMSVGENLRRSGDIGAAERLINLAGKLLQSDKTHTFPNRRQEYFEFLMILLQKISDRLQPDKVYALIRENQDKLDHNTTKILKYWANETILSVEPNQGKAIANDLINFGNVISAYPAGDKSNNVELAIVAYEAALKAYPPTAFPQDWAMIQSNLGNAWRDRVLGSRQENIEQAIATYQLSLEVITQEKYPYIWGNTQRNLGIAYTYQVKGDRARNIERAIACYNRALSVHNLEDYPQDWAASHNNLGDIYPNRIVGDKAENIETAINHLEQALTIYTLVDNPHRWAMLQNNLGNAFQSRIKGNKNNNIERSISHYENALSIHTLEKFPYNWAMLNNNLGGAYCHRVKDDAEENKQRAIAFLNKALLVYTQDRFPRQWAEIQHNIQNIIKN; from the coding sequence ATGAGCAAATTAGAACGTCCTTACCTCAAACTAATCGATATTTTACTCAGCAATCCTCAAGAGCAAGAAGTAAACATTTTGAATGCTCATCCTGAGTTAGTCAATCAGGAGTTTATTAGCTGTTTGATGTCCGTGGGAGAAAATTTAAGACGCTCAGGGGATATTGGTGCTGCCGAACGTTTAATTAATTTGGCAGGTAAGTTACTCCAGTCAGACAAAACCCATACTTTTCCTAATCGTCGCCAAGAGTATTTTGAGTTTTTAATGATTTTGCTGCAAAAAATATCGGATCGCCTTCAACCAGACAAAGTGTATGCTCTAATTCGCGAAAATCAAGATAAGCTCGATCACAATACCACTAAAATTCTTAAATACTGGGCAAACGAGACTATTTTGTCGGTAGAGCCGAACCAGGGAAAAGCGATCGCCAATGATTTAATCAATTTCGGTAATGTAATCAGTGCCTATCCCGCAGGAGATAAATCTAATAACGTTGAATTGGCAATTGTGGCATATGAAGCAGCTTTAAAAGCCTATCCGCCAACTGCCTTTCCCCAAGATTGGGCGATGATTCAGTCTAATTTGGGTAATGCTTGGCGCGATCGCGTTTTAGGTAGTCGTCAAGAAAACATCGAACAGGCAATTGCTACCTATCAGCTATCATTAGAGGTAATTACTCAGGAGAAATATCCTTATATCTGGGGCAACACTCAGCGCAACTTAGGTATTGCTTACACTTATCAAGTTAAAGGCGATCGCGCCAGGAATATCGAACGGGCGATCGCTTGTTACAACCGAGCCTTATCAGTTCACAATCTAGAAGATTATCCTCAAGATTGGGCAGCCTCCCACAACAATTTAGGAGACATCTATCCTAACCGCATAGTAGGAGATAAAGCTGAGAATATCGAAACTGCAATTAATCATTTAGAACAGGCTTTGACAATCTATACCCTTGTCGATAATCCTCATCGTTGGGCAATGTTGCAGAATAATTTAGGCAATGCTTTTCAATCCCGCATTAAGGGAAATAAAAACAACAACATCGAACGCTCGATCTCTCATTACGAAAACGCCCTCTCAATTCATACTCTAGAGAAATTTCCCTACAACTGGGCAATGTTGAATAATAATCTGGGCGGTGCTTATTGTCATCGGGTAAAAGACGACGCAGAAGAGAATAAACAACGGGCGATCGCATTTCTCAATAAAGCCTTACTCGTCTACACTCAAGATCGCTTTCCCCGCCAATGGGCAGAAATTCAGCATAATATTCAAAACATTATTAAGAATTAG
- a CDS encoding SIMPL domain-containing protein (The SIMPL domain is named for its presence in mouse protein SIMPL (signalling molecule that associates with mouse pelle-like kinase). Bacterial member BP26, from Brucella, was shown to assemble into a channel-like structure, while YggE from E. coli has been associated with resistance to oxidative stress.), translated as MNRSISYQRLGIALSIFSLVGFILTKPAMSAEELLSTLQVTGQGSKKIPTTLTQIELGVEVTGKTAIEVQEQIAQRTSSVVDFLNSRNVEQLQTTGVQLQATYDYSNNQNNISGYIGTNTVSFRLETDRVGDILDQTVKAGATRINGVSFTATDAAISAAQKESLQQATLDAQALANTVLKTLNLTAKEIVNIQINQASIPQPMFIQAELANKASADVSTPIIGGDQTVDASVTLQISY; from the coding sequence ATGAATCGTTCTATATCTTATCAACGTTTGGGAATTGCTTTATCTATCTTTAGCCTTGTAGGTTTTATTTTGACTAAACCAGCTATGAGTGCAGAAGAATTGTTATCAACCTTGCAAGTCACTGGACAAGGAAGCAAAAAAATTCCCACAACCTTAACGCAAATAGAACTAGGAGTCGAAGTTACTGGAAAAACAGCAATAGAAGTACAGGAACAAATTGCTCAAAGGACATCATCCGTAGTGGATTTTCTTAACTCTCGCAATGTTGAACAATTGCAAACCACTGGCGTTCAGCTACAGGCAACTTATGACTATAGTAATAATCAAAACAATATATCAGGTTATATTGGCACGAATACAGTAAGTTTTCGCCTCGAAACAGATCGAGTGGGCGATATATTGGATCAAACAGTGAAAGCTGGAGCAACTCGGATTAATGGGGTGAGTTTTACTGCCACTGATGCAGCTATTTCTGCCGCACAAAAGGAATCGCTGCAACAAGCAACTTTAGATGCCCAGGCTTTAGCAAATACTGTCTTGAAAACCCTCAACCTTACTGCAAAAGAGATTGTTAATATTCAAATTAATCAAGCTAGTATTCCTCAACCGATGTTTATTCAAGCCGAGCTAGCTAATAAAGCGAGTGCCGACGTTAGCACGCCAATTATAGGTGGAGATCAGACTGTCGATGCTTCCGTTACTCTGCAAATTAGCTATTAA
- a CDS encoding VWA domain-containing protein — protein MRVGLQFDLSDTNVDAQINNSQRQLSLAILAVPDDRVRELPLNLCLILDRSGSMSEQPLEMVKEAAISIIEKLKPGDRISVVAFDHRASVIVPNQAVTNIKPIKQKIRLMVAEGGTAIDEGLRLGLKEVAANNQHCVSRIFLLTDGENEHGDNHRCLKIAELAAEYNVTIDTLGFGEHWNQDVLEQISDAAQGTLAYIEQPEQALSEFVRLLARAQSVGLTNSTLTVELMPKVRLAELKPVAQVGPETIELPIQLEGNYFSVRLGDLMIDRPRVILINLYINQLSPGKHKIAAAQLRYDDPGTNQENLHSHVLAIELEAQNLYQAKLSDRVQNHILTLAKYRQTQIAETKLKNGDRTGAANMLQTAAKTALKLGDKQGATILQTNATRLQIGKDLSQGDRKKTRLVSKTVLQE, from the coding sequence ATGAGAGTTGGTTTACAGTTTGACCTAAGCGATACTAATGTTGATGCTCAAATAAATAACAGTCAACGTCAACTATCCTTGGCGATATTGGCCGTTCCCGATGACCGAGTTAGGGAGTTGCCCTTAAATCTCTGTCTGATTTTAGATCGCAGTGGCTCTATGTCAGAACAACCCTTAGAGATGGTGAAAGAAGCAGCAATTAGCATTATTGAAAAGCTTAAGCCAGGCGATCGCATTAGCGTGGTTGCTTTCGATCATCGAGCTAGTGTAATTGTGCCAAATCAGGCAGTTACCAATATTAAGCCAATCAAGCAAAAAATTAGGCTGATGGTTGCTGAAGGTGGAACTGCAATTGATGAAGGATTGCGTTTGGGGCTCAAAGAAGTTGCTGCCAACAATCAACACTGTGTATCTCGCATTTTTTTACTGACCGATGGGGAAAATGAACACGGTGATAATCATCGCTGTCTCAAGATAGCAGAATTGGCTGCGGAATATAACGTCACTATTGATACTTTAGGTTTTGGGGAACACTGGAATCAGGATGTTTTAGAGCAGATTTCTGATGCGGCACAAGGAACTCTGGCATATATAGAACAGCCTGAGCAAGCACTATCGGAGTTTGTGCGGCTTTTGGCTCGCGCTCAGTCCGTGGGTTTGACTAATAGCACACTTACTGTAGAGTTAATGCCCAAAGTCCGCCTCGCAGAATTAAAGCCCGTGGCTCAAGTTGGTCCTGAAACTATTGAATTACCAATTCAGTTAGAGGGTAACTACTTTAGCGTTCGTTTGGGAGATTTAATGATAGATCGACCACGAGTGATTTTAATTAATTTATATATTAATCAATTGTCCCCAGGCAAACACAAAATTGCTGCTGCTCAACTACGCTATGACGATCCTGGAACAAATCAGGAAAACCTGCATTCGCATGTTCTGGCAATTGAACTAGAAGCTCAGAATTTATATCAGGCAAAACTTAGCGATCGCGTCCAAAATCATATTTTAACCTTGGCTAAATATCGTCAAACCCAAATTGCTGAGACTAAATTAAAAAATGGCGATCGCACTGGCGCAGCCAATATGTTGCAAACCGCTGCTAAAACTGCTCTAAAGCTTGGAGATAAGCAAGGCGCAACGATATTACAAACCAATGCTACTCGTCTGCAAATTGGTAAAGACTTATCCCAAGGCGATCGTAAAAAAACTCGCCTAGTTTCTAAAACAGTTCTGCAAGAATAA
- a CDS encoding PAS domain S-box protein, with amino-acid sequence MAIFSFMPHGMCYLWKPWLVGLHLVSNGAIALAYFSIPITLIYILRKREDIPFNGIFWLFAAFILFCGTGHTIDIWTLWHPNYWLSSWIKLLTALVSCATALALTIKIPEILTLPSPTQVNNINQQLKAKIAELEQQKAIIRQQEEFLRTIYDSVQEAIFVIKVELDGTFCYQGFNPAAIELTGISDVVGKTPAQVMSPEATAAVERRYTECLQAATAITYEECLPFQDRDTWWLTNLNPIKDEAGHISRLIGTSLNINARKQAEIELDRDKQFLQALLDNLSDGIVSCDRHGVITLFNRATREFHGLPESAIPASEWAEYYNLYLPDGQTKMSQEDIPLFRALTGEFVRDVEMKIIPKKGKPRTLLANGNPIIDRQGENMGAIVAMRDITERKEAEAELDRERVFIKTLLNNLSDGIVACDRDGNLVLFNQAMIKLYGFPQPAILADKWAQHYNLYDVEGKHHLKQEDIPLSRAFSGESFTNVELMVIPQQGKPRILSTNGSPIIDGNGVKLGAVVAVQDITERKKAEQEVARLNQELEARVKQRTAQLEQRNQELDQFAYVTSHDLKAPLRAIANLSQWIEEDLADKMEQETKYNMNLLRGRVHRLENLINALLAYSRVGRLKSDLQEVSVGKMLTDIMDLLDLPEHFQVEIQEEMPTFITDAVPLQQVFNNLITNAIKHSNSLAGKITISAIERADHYQFVVADNGKGIDPKYHDRIFTMFQTLESRDTKENTGIGLAIVKKAVENQGGQITIDSKLGDGATFCFTWLKQSS; translated from the coding sequence ATGGCAATTTTTTCTTTTATGCCTCATGGAATGTGCTATTTATGGAAACCCTGGTTAGTCGGTTTACATTTAGTGAGCAATGGGGCAATTGCTTTAGCCTATTTTTCTATTCCGATAACTTTAATTTACATACTACGTAAACGTGAGGATATTCCTTTTAACGGCATATTTTGGTTATTTGCTGCGTTTATCTTATTTTGTGGTACTGGTCATACTATTGATATTTGGACGCTGTGGCATCCAAACTACTGGCTATCAAGTTGGATCAAATTATTGACGGCGTTAGTTTCCTGTGCAACAGCGCTCGCTTTAACGATCAAAATCCCCGAAATTCTTACCTTACCTTCACCAACCCAAGTAAATAATATTAATCAACAGCTAAAAGCCAAAATTGCTGAACTAGAACAGCAAAAAGCCATTATTCGCCAACAAGAAGAATTTCTGCGCACCATCTACGATAGTGTTCAAGAAGCGATTTTCGTGATTAAAGTCGAATTGGATGGCACGTTTTGCTATCAAGGGTTTAATCCTGCGGCGATCGAGTTAACAGGAATAAGCGATGTAGTAGGGAAAACCCCCGCACAAGTTATGTCTCCTGAAGCCACAGCAGCAGTTGAGCGACGTTATACAGAATGTCTTCAGGCAGCAACAGCTATTACCTATGAAGAATGTCTGCCTTTTCAGGATCGAGATACCTGGTGGTTGACTAATCTCAATCCGATTAAAGATGAAGCAGGACATATATCTCGCTTAATCGGTACTAGTCTTAATATTAACGCTCGCAAACAAGCGGAAATAGAATTAGATCGAGACAAGCAATTTTTACAGGCATTACTAGATAACCTATCTGATGGCATTGTATCGTGCGATCGCCATGGAGTAATAACCCTGTTTAATCGAGCTACTAGAGAGTTCCATGGACTGCCTGAGTCAGCTATACCTGCGTCAGAGTGGGCAGAATACTACAATCTCTATTTGCCTGATGGTCAAACCAAAATGTCTCAAGAAGATATTCCCCTATTTCGGGCTTTGACAGGAGAATTTGTTCGCGATGTCGAAATGAAGATTATCCCCAAAAAAGGCAAACCCCGTACCTTACTCGCTAACGGCAATCCAATTATCGATCGTCAGGGCGAAAACATGGGGGCAATTGTGGCGATGAGAGACATTACTGAACGTAAAGAGGCAGAAGCAGAATTAGATCGAGAAAGAGTATTTATCAAAACCTTACTTAATAATCTTTCCGATGGTATTGTTGCCTGCGATCGCGATGGCAATTTGGTATTATTCAATCAAGCTATGATTAAGCTTTACGGATTTCCTCAGCCAGCTATACTTGCGGATAAGTGGGCGCAACACTATAACCTTTATGACGTTGAAGGCAAGCATCATCTTAAGCAGGAAGATATTCCTTTGTCTAGAGCCTTTTCAGGAGAATCATTTACTAATGTCGAACTAATGGTAATTCCCCAACAAGGTAAACCCCGTATTCTTAGCACCAACGGCAGCCCAATTATTGACGGTAACGGAGTTAAATTAGGTGCGGTGGTGGCAGTACAAGATATTACCGAAAGAAAGAAAGCTGAACAGGAAGTTGCCAGACTAAACCAAGAATTAGAAGCCAGGGTTAAACAGCGTACCGCCCAGCTAGAACAACGCAACCAAGAGTTAGATCAGTTTGCCTACGTTACTTCTCACGATCTTAAAGCCCCGCTTAGGGCGATCGCTAATCTTTCCCAATGGATTGAAGAAGATTTAGCAGATAAGATGGAGCAAGAAACCAAGTACAACATGAACCTGTTGCGGGGTAGAGTTCATCGCCTCGAAAACCTCATCAACGCTCTGCTGGCTTATTCTCGCGTTGGCAGACTAAAATCTGATTTGCAAGAGGTGTCAGTCGGTAAAATGCTGACGGACATTATGGATTTACTGGATCTTCCCGAACATTTTCAAGTTGAAATTCAGGAAGAAATGCCCACTTTTATTACCGATGCAGTCCCTTTACAGCAAGTGTTTAATAATTTGATCACTAACGCCATTAAACACAGCAATTCTCTTGCTGGTAAAATTACCATCTCTGCAATAGAACGAGCAGATCATTATCAGTTTGTCGTAGCCGATAACGGAAAAGGTATCGATCCTAAATACCACGACAGAATTTTTACAATGTTTCAGACTTTAGAATCTAGAGATACCAAAGAAAATACGGGAATTGGTTTAGCAATAGTCAAAAAAGCAGTGGAAAATCAGGGGGGTCAAATTACGATCGATTCCAAGTTAGGGGATGGTGCAACTTTCTGTTTTACCTGGCTCAAACAGAGCAGTTAA